Proteins co-encoded in one Marinomonas sp. IMCC 4694 genomic window:
- a CDS encoding M48 family metallopeptidase, with translation MTTPSETGLFTYGDNTIQYHVIRKLAICDDALKSNRKVTIKVYPDQKVTASAPFDASEELIRKAVLKRARWIWQSIEAFAKQKDTVIPKHYVSGETQFYLGKRYVLKVLVDTDQTNNVKLNRGQLQVTFQQDHEERAKKVKELVDQWYKNKAQALFQQRLTEILGKTTWVTDTPSFRVMAMKKQWGSCSAKGQLVLNPHLVKAPKECIDYVILHELCHIAEHNHSERFWRLLTQVMPNWKEVKAKLDGMAEVYLNG, from the coding sequence ATGACAACACCCAGTGAAACGGGTCTTTTTACTTATGGAGACAACACTATTCAATATCATGTCATTCGTAAACTAGCGATTTGTGATGATGCGTTAAAAAGTAACCGGAAAGTTACGATAAAAGTATACCCAGACCAAAAAGTAACAGCCTCAGCCCCTTTTGATGCGTCTGAAGAGCTCATAAGAAAAGCGGTGCTAAAGCGAGCTAGATGGATTTGGCAAAGTATCGAAGCGTTTGCTAAGCAAAAAGATACTGTGATACCGAAGCATTACGTCAGTGGCGAAACACAATTTTATTTAGGCAAACGTTATGTTTTAAAAGTGCTGGTGGATACTGACCAAACAAACAACGTCAAACTAAACCGTGGCCAGCTACAGGTAACATTTCAACAGGATCACGAAGAGCGCGCCAAGAAAGTAAAAGAGCTGGTTGATCAATGGTATAAAAATAAAGCCCAAGCGCTGTTTCAACAACGACTGACAGAAATACTCGGCAAAACCACGTGGGTGACAGACACGCCATCATTTCGTGTGATGGCAATGAAAAAACAATGGGGGAGCTGCTCCGCCAAAGGCCAATTAGTGCTTAACCCTCACCTTGTGAAAGCACCTAAGGAATGCATTGATTACGTGATACTACATGAGCTTTGCCACATTGCCGAACACAACCACAGCGAGCGATTCTGGCGCTTACTCACGCAAGTCATGCCCAATTGGAAAGAAGTAAAAGCCAAACTCGATGGTATGGCTGAAGTCTACTTAAATGGATAG
- a CDS encoding type I restriction endonuclease subunit R, translated as MDITPPKAVSYSEEFSAKIPALSLLSNLGYTFIPPDRCEALRGNHAGIEKKSTHQVILLPVLKQFLAKQSFPFAGKKYLLSDAVIDKVIHELNPAMNLGLKAANEKIYNALLYGISVTEFIDGKKASPTIQIIDWHNIENNSFHFTEELVVKNAEGTSNRIPDIVCFVNGLPLAVIEAKRPDSRKEGRSTNTEAISQHIRNQGQTEIPHLYAYSQLLLSVNGHDGLYGTCGTPEKFWAKWKEEDSHLGITDAEFIRLKNQALNDQQLNRLFDHRPTSSRTQYESLISAGDLAVTDQDRIITCLLRPDRLLEMTRLFTLFDKKAGKIVARYQQVFGIKALIERISTFDPAGAREGGVIWHTTGSGKSFTMVFLSKALIWFEELAQCRVIIVTDRIDLEDQLSRTFSSGGVFTARDKKEAMATSGKRLAEQIGQGNERVIFSIINKFGSAVKQKNCYNDSPNIIVLVDEGHRSQNGENNIRMRQALPKAAFVAFTGTPLLKDDKTENKFGKIIHSYTMQQAVEDQTVTPLLYEERIPDLNVNDKAIDAWFDRITEKLTDEQKSDLKRKFSQKGQIYQTEGRIELIAHDISDHFQNFKQRHLKGQLACDSKATAVRYQYALDKIGKVTSVLAMSSPDTREGHEDVDQESKDIVQKWWKNNVAQMYRGDEKAYTSAIINEFSRDEGPDIMIVVDKLLTGFDEPKNTVLYIDKPLKEHNLIQAIARVNRLHNKKQFGYLIDYRGILKELDTTIDKYQDLAERTQKGFEIDDLKGLYNRMDMEYKKLPGLHRDLWAIFDDVKNKQDGPALRQALAPKIRESDRHFSDANSKKRDDFYAALTAFSNCMKVALQSANYFEDKFFDGTSSAENKRDLYKRDLKSFVELRLQVREDANETINYDEYSEDIRSLLDKHIAGIEIKEPEGAYLVGNLGRHAQPEEMTNDEARNQTDKITGRITKMIEQDLADDPYAQEHFSNLLKKAIEDAKAMFDAPVKQYILFADFEQDIKERKMPDMPNDFIDESGKLNRHAQAYFGLFKLLFDDEFLSEKSLDNSRLVSLAFEIDEAVTTAVAEYSINPAEIENAISMKLLPVLFVAIGLDNAQKLIEEVLKITRLGLARG; from the coding sequence ATGGACATAACTCCGCCTAAAGCCGTCAGTTACTCGGAAGAATTCAGCGCAAAAATCCCCGCACTGTCTTTACTCTCAAATCTGGGCTACACCTTTATTCCGCCAGATAGATGCGAAGCCCTACGTGGCAACCACGCAGGCATAGAGAAAAAAAGCACTCACCAAGTAATTTTGCTACCCGTACTAAAACAATTCTTAGCAAAGCAGTCCTTTCCCTTTGCCGGAAAAAAATACCTACTGTCCGATGCCGTTATTGATAAAGTCATTCATGAGCTGAACCCTGCAATGAACCTTGGGTTAAAGGCAGCCAATGAAAAAATTTATAATGCCTTACTGTATGGCATCAGTGTTACTGAGTTTATAGATGGCAAAAAAGCCTCTCCAACGATTCAGATAATCGACTGGCATAATATTGAAAACAATTCTTTTCATTTCACTGAAGAGCTGGTAGTCAAGAACGCAGAAGGTACCAGTAACCGTATTCCCGATATTGTCTGCTTTGTAAATGGTCTTCCTCTAGCGGTCATCGAAGCCAAGCGACCAGACTCAAGAAAGGAAGGTCGCTCAACAAATACCGAAGCGATTTCTCAGCATATTCGCAATCAAGGCCAAACCGAAATTCCTCACCTTTATGCCTACAGTCAGTTATTACTGTCGGTCAATGGTCACGATGGTTTATATGGCACCTGCGGCACACCTGAAAAGTTTTGGGCTAAGTGGAAAGAAGAAGACTCTCACCTTGGAATAACAGACGCTGAGTTTATCCGCTTGAAAAACCAGGCCTTAAACGATCAACAGCTCAACCGGCTTTTTGATCACCGACCAACCTCCTCCAGAACACAATACGAGTCGTTAATAAGCGCTGGAGACTTGGCCGTGACCGATCAAGACAGGATCATCACTTGCTTACTACGCCCCGACCGTTTACTGGAAATGACCCGCTTATTCACTTTATTTGATAAAAAAGCAGGCAAAATCGTCGCTCGATATCAGCAAGTATTTGGCATTAAAGCGTTAATAGAGCGTATCAGTACGTTTGACCCTGCTGGCGCACGAGAAGGTGGTGTAATCTGGCACACCACCGGCAGCGGCAAATCCTTTACCATGGTATTTTTATCCAAAGCCTTGATTTGGTTTGAAGAGCTCGCCCAGTGCCGAGTAATCATTGTTACCGATCGAATAGACCTAGAAGACCAGCTAAGCCGTACCTTTTCATCTGGTGGAGTCTTTACCGCACGAGATAAAAAAGAGGCCATGGCAACATCGGGTAAACGCTTGGCGGAGCAAATCGGTCAAGGCAACGAACGGGTCATCTTTTCCATCATCAATAAATTTGGCTCCGCGGTAAAACAAAAGAACTGCTATAACGACAGTCCAAACATTATCGTTTTGGTGGATGAAGGCCACCGTAGTCAAAACGGCGAAAACAACATTCGGATGCGACAAGCCTTACCAAAGGCCGCTTTTGTTGCTTTTACCGGAACCCCCCTATTAAAAGACGATAAGACAGAAAATAAATTCGGTAAGATCATTCACTCCTACACCATGCAACAGGCCGTCGAAGACCAGACGGTCACACCTCTGTTGTATGAAGAGCGCATTCCCGATTTGAATGTGAATGACAAAGCCATCGATGCCTGGTTCGATCGAATTACCGAAAAACTCACAGACGAACAAAAATCGGATCTGAAAAGGAAGTTCTCCCAGAAAGGCCAAATTTATCAGACCGAGGGTCGTATTGAGCTAATTGCGCACGATATTTCTGACCACTTTCAGAACTTTAAACAAAGACATTTAAAAGGTCAGTTGGCTTGCGACTCAAAAGCCACGGCCGTTCGCTACCAATATGCTTTGGATAAAATTGGCAAAGTCACTTCGGTTCTTGCTATGTCTTCGCCAGACACCCGTGAAGGACACGAAGATGTGGACCAAGAAAGCAAAGACATCGTCCAAAAGTGGTGGAAAAATAACGTAGCACAAATGTATCGTGGTGATGAAAAGGCATATACCTCAGCGATCATTAATGAGTTCAGCCGTGATGAAGGCCCCGATATTATGATCGTCGTCGATAAGCTATTAACAGGCTTTGACGAGCCAAAAAACACCGTACTGTATATTGATAAACCCCTCAAAGAACACAATTTGATACAAGCAATTGCTAGGGTAAACCGCTTACACAACAAAAAACAGTTTGGCTACTTAATTGATTATCGCGGTATTTTAAAAGAGCTAGATACCACAATCGATAAATACCAAGACCTAGCTGAGCGTACACAAAAGGGCTTTGAGATTGATGATTTGAAGGGTTTATACAACCGAATGGACATGGAGTACAAAAAACTCCCAGGCTTACATCGTGATTTATGGGCCATTTTTGATGATGTGAAAAACAAGCAAGATGGTCCCGCATTAAGACAAGCATTAGCGCCAAAAATCCGCGAATCAGACAGGCATTTTAGTGATGCAAATTCGAAGAAAAGAGACGATTTCTATGCCGCTCTCACTGCCTTTTCTAATTGTATGAAGGTTGCCCTTCAATCAGCCAATTACTTTGAGGACAAATTTTTTGATGGTACTTCCTCGGCCGAGAACAAACGGGATCTGTATAAACGTGACTTAAAATCGTTTGTTGAATTGCGCCTACAAGTCCGTGAAGATGCCAATGAAACCATCAACTATGACGAATACTCAGAAGACATTCGAAGCTTGCTCGACAAGCATATTGCCGGCATTGAAATAAAAGAACCCGAAGGCGCCTATTTGGTAGGTAATTTGGGTAGGCACGCACAACCAGAAGAAATGACCAACGATGAAGCTCGAAATCAAACTGATAAAATTACGGGACGTATCACCAAAATGATTGAACAGGATTTGGCGGATGATCCTTATGCTCAGGAGCATTTTTCTAATCTTCTAAAAAAAGCCATTGAGGATGCGAAAGCCATGTTTGATGCGCCGGTCAAACAGTACATTTTATTTGCCGACTTTGAACAAGATATTAAAGAACGCAAGATGCCTGACATGCCAAACGATTTTATCGACGAGTCTGGAAAGCTCAACAGACATGCACAGGCCTATTTCGGGTTATTCAAACTTCTTTTTGATGATGAGTTCTTATCAGAAAAATCATTGGATAATAGTCGTTTGGTTTCTCTCGCGTTTGAAATTGATGAGGCTGTTACAACGGCTGTTGCAGAATATTCTATTAATCCAGCTGAAATTGAAAACGCCATCAGCATGAAATTATTACCCGTGTTATTTGTTGCTATAGGTCTCGATAACGCTCAAAAATTGATAGAAGAAGTCCTAAAAATCACACGTTTAGGTTTAGCAAGAGGGTAA
- a CDS encoding c-type cytochrome, translated as MLWKTFVFKALVSGVLLAAFSVSQYAYAERSGEQVFYTYCIACHMSGVAGAPKLGSKADWQPHIDKSMATLLKNAISGIKAMPPRGMCSNCTDNEIQNTIQFMIDSTEK; from the coding sequence ATGCTGTGGAAGACTTTTGTGTTTAAAGCCTTGGTGAGTGGCGTTTTGTTAGCGGCTTTTAGCGTCAGTCAGTATGCTTATGCTGAACGCTCCGGTGAGCAAGTTTTTTATACTTATTGCATTGCATGCCATATGAGTGGCGTAGCGGGTGCACCTAAACTGGGAAGCAAAGCAGACTGGCAACCACACATCGATAAAAGCATGGCAACCCTACTGAAAAACGCCATCAGTGGAATCAAGGCGATGCCACCGCGTGGTATGTGTTCCAATTGCACTGACAATGAAATACAAAATACGATTCAGTTTATGATCGATAGCACGGAAAAATAA
- a CDS encoding helix-turn-helix domain-containing protein: MIKCHLSKIMGERKLKISDVSNETGINRGTITRLYHETAIRVEFDVLEQLCNYFECGIEELLEIQKEGK, translated from the coding sequence ATGATAAAATGCCACTTATCTAAAATCATGGGCGAAAGAAAGCTTAAGATATCAGACGTATCAAACGAAACTGGAATCAATCGAGGAACCATTACACGCCTTTATCACGAGACAGCAATTCGAGTAGAGTTCGATGTACTAGAGCAATTATGTAACTACTTTGAGTGCGGTATTGAAGAGCTCTTAGAGATACAAAAAGAAGGCAAATAA